The proteins below are encoded in one region of Pseudomonas putida NBRC 14164:
- a CDS encoding SrfA family protein, protein MRGVLLRSGRSEHFTALGETGQPVYRAALQIREAIRRKYPEHPELIEHLAIPQSDEQGRTIDWYSDRPGDVIPWSSATEEERAPARAQLEVLQTKINALSNTLLGLDANGQPSATARKAAEGDNAVFGKLLTCVVPFPDENFVYLVDGRPVLTFWGFIHAGAERSRQPLHCLYPRTAPIAEAVATPPVPPAAPIAPAAAAVAPAAAVARLPWWRNWRWLLPLLLLLALLLLLLFGLRGCIPGVNLSGPGIPDFGRDTSASNNYQAQVPTQSSGIAGAANGATGVAGPDVAVSTGNPASLPGGAADAGGAAPQGDSQAPSDNADTPAQGKPETPPAPEQPPAPEPEQASDTPPPGGPEASTPGNTPPAPPQLADEQAQTSAQPPQPDDLSIPPDAADGNADFLNGNWAGAGIQEAGTGKPLRLKYDFQNGKGQATVTRPDNVQCHAPVAAAMQDGLLSINSSGQAACADGSSYDLPQVGCKANANGAADCNANYGAKGFDIQMKKAG, encoded by the coding sequence ATGCGCGGAGTATTACTACGCAGCGGTAGAAGTGAGCACTTCACCGCATTGGGCGAGACTGGCCAACCCGTCTATCGCGCTGCTTTGCAGATTCGCGAAGCGATTCGGCGCAAGTACCCGGAGCACCCGGAGCTGATCGAACACCTGGCCATCCCGCAGAGCGATGAGCAGGGCCGCACCATCGATTGGTACAGCGACCGCCCAGGCGATGTAATCCCCTGGAGCAGCGCCACCGAGGAAGAACGCGCGCCAGCACGTGCGCAGCTCGAGGTGTTGCAAACCAAGATCAACGCCCTGAGCAACACCTTGCTTGGCCTGGACGCCAACGGCCAACCCTCGGCAACGGCCAGAAAGGCCGCCGAAGGTGATAACGCGGTGTTCGGCAAGCTGCTGACCTGTGTCGTGCCCTTCCCTGACGAAAACTTCGTCTACCTGGTCGATGGCCGCCCTGTACTGACCTTCTGGGGCTTCATCCATGCCGGTGCCGAGCGCAGCCGACAGCCCCTGCACTGCCTGTATCCGCGCACCGCACCCATCGCCGAAGCCGTAGCCACGCCGCCGGTTCCCCCAGCCGCGCCGATTGCGCCGGCAGCAGCAGCGGTAGCGCCAGCCGCTGCCGTCGCGCGCCTGCCGTGGTGGCGCAACTGGCGCTGGCTGCTGCCCTTGCTGTTGCTGCTGGCGCTGCTGCTCCTGCTGTTGTTCGGGCTGCGCGGCTGCATCCCTGGGGTAAACCTTTCCGGTCCAGGCATCCCGGACTTTGGCCGCGATACCTCTGCATCAAACAACTACCAAGCCCAAGTGCCTACACAATCGTCGGGCATTGCTGGCGCTGCGAACGGTGCAACGGGTGTAGCTGGCCCGGACGTGGCGGTGAGCACCGGCAACCCGGCGAGCCTGCCGGGCGGCGCAGCCGATGCAGGCGGTGCCGCGCCACAAGGCGATAGCCAAGCGCCGTCGGACAATGCCGACACCCCTGCGCAGGGCAAGCCAGAAACACCGCCAGCGCCGGAGCAACCTCCAGCGCCAGAGCCAGAGCAAGCATCCGACACACCACCGCCAGGCGGGCCCGAGGCATCAACGCCAGGGAACACGCCCCCTGCGCCACCACAGCTGGCCGATGAGCAAGCGCAAACCAGCGCTCAGCCGCCGCAACCTGATGACTTGAGCATTCCGCCAGATGCGGCCGACGGCAACGCGGACTTCCTCAACGGCAACTGGGCGGGTGCAGGCATTCAAGAAGCCGGCACTGGCAAACCCCTGCGCCTGAAGTACGACTTCCAGAACGGCAAGGGCCAGGCCACGGTCACCCGCCCGGACAACGTGCAGTGCCATGCGCCAGTTGCCGCAGCCATGCAAGACGGCCTGTTGTCGATCAACAGTTCCGGCCAGGCCGCCTGCGCCGATGGCAGTAGCTATGACCTGCCGCAAGTGGGTTGCAAAGCCAACGCCAACGGCGCTGCCGATTGCAACGCCAACTACGGTGCCAAAGGCTTCGACATTCAAATGAAAAAAGCCGGCTAA